One Gadus chalcogrammus isolate NIFS_2021 chromosome 4, NIFS_Gcha_1.0, whole genome shotgun sequence DNA segment encodes these proteins:
- the osbp2a gene encoding oxysterol-binding protein 2 isoform X1, which produces MNELMKSLPSPTLPGLQLPGLDAYRGWLFKWTNYLKGYQRRWFVLSNGLLSYYRTQAEMAHTCRGTIPLVTAHIEVGDTCHLVLTSGGRSYHLKSTSDAECQRWVSALQQAKANATQLMQHSDDSGDEAPLAQDGRALTAGVLKTLASKLDDLNTCNELIGKHGAALQRSLSELEDPRGATDGTDRLKAVNERATLFRITSNAAINACRDFLDVAETHNRRWQRALQHEREQRHHLEQTIEQLAKQHNSLERAWRENPNSHTAGVDRTPEGEASDENDDGEFFDAVEESPAFITVTASNHTQHRRSVSNHSMMSGGRPNDWTHNENDCSGPNLLQQRRGRRRRIPDKPNYSLNLWSIMKNCIGKELSKIPMPVNFNEPLSMLQRLTEDLEYSELLDRAARCDCSLEQMCLVAAFSVSSYSTTVHRTAKPFNPLLGETYELDRLEEYGYRSISEQVSHHPPAAAHHVTSQRGWTLWQDITIDSKFRGKYISVMPLGCIHLEFQASGHHYVWSKVTSTVHNIIVGKLWIDQSGDIEIVNNTTKDLCRLKFSPYSYFSRDAPRKVTGVVQDREGAAHYILSGTWDDRMECAKIVDSSPGCGGSEGKQKTVYQTLPAKLLWKKYPLPDNSENMHFFSTLALTLNEPEDGVAPTDSRLRPDQQLMEAGLWDEANIQKTRLEDRQRLERKKREAQANEALEEGQDIEGYHPLWFEKRTNDGGERTFVYRGGYWEAKERQDWTQCPEIF; this is translated from the exons ATGAACGAGCTGATGAAGAGTTTGCCCTCTCCAACTCTCCCGGGGCTCCAGCTGCCCGGGCTGGACGCGTACCGCGGATGGCTCTTCAAATGGACCAACTACTTGAAGGGGTACCAGCGGCGATGGTTCGTCTTGAGCAACGGCCTCCTCTCGTACTACAG GACCCAGGCCGAGATGGCACACACCTGTCGCGGCACCATCCCGTTGGTGACGGCCCACATCGAGGTGGGCGACACCTGCCACCTGGTGTTAACGAGCGGTGGGCGGAGCTACCACCTGAAGTCCACCTCGGACGCCGAGTGCCAGCGGTGGGTTTCTGCCCTGCAACAGGCGAAAGCAAATGCCACTCAACTGATGCAGCACTCAG acgACTCAGGAGATGAGGCCCCACTAGCGCAGGACGGCCGCGCGCTGACGGCCGGCGTGCTGAAGACTCTGGCGAGCAAGCTGGACGACCTGAACACCTGCAACGAGCTGATAGGGAAGCACGGCGCCGCCCTCCAGCGCTCGCTCAGCGAACTGGAGGACCCGCGGGGGGCCACCGACGGCACGGACCGGCTGAAGGCCGTCAACGAACGGGCCACCCTCTTCCGCATCACATCGAACGCTGCCATTAAT GCCTGCAGAGACTTCCTGGACGTAGCGGAGACGCACAACCGCCGGTGGCAGAGAGCCCTGCAGCATGAGCGGGAGCAGCGCCACCACCTGGAGCAGACCATAGAGCAGTTGGCCAAGCAGCACAACAGCCTGGAGCGCGCCTGGAGAGAGAACCCCAACTCCCACACAG CAGGTGTGGATAGGACTCCGGAGGGGGAAGCCAGTGATGAGAATGACGACGGCGAGTTCTTCGACGCCGTGGAGGAGTCCCCTGCATTCATAACCGTGACAGCCAGCAACCACACGCAGCACAG GCGATCAGTCAGTAATCACAGTATGATGAGTGGAGGACGGCCCAATGACTGGACTCACAACGAGAAT gactGCTCAGGACCCAACCTCTTGCAGCAGCGGAGAGGTCGCAGACGCCGAATCCCAGACAAGCCCAACTACTCTCTGAACCTCTGGAGCATCATGAAGAACTGCATCGGCAAAGAGCTCTCCAAGATCCCCATGCCT GTGAACTTCAACGAGCCGCTGTCCATGCTGCAGCGGCTGACGGAGGACCTGGAGTACAGCGAGCTGCTGGACCGCGCCGCGCGCTGCGACTGCAGCCTGGAGCAGATGTGCCTGGTGGCGGCCTTCTCGGTGTCGTCCTACTCCACCACCGTGCACCGCACCGCCAAGCCCTTCAACCCCCTGCTGGGGGAGACCTACGAGCTGGACCGCCTGGAGGAGTACGGCTACCGCTCCATCTCGGAGCAG GTCAGCCATCACCCCCCCGCCGCGGCTCATCATGTGACCTCCCAGAGAGGCTGGACCCTCTGGCAGGACATCACAATAGACAGCAAGTTCCGTGGGAAGTACATCTCAGTCATGCCATTGG GCTGCATCCACCTGGAGTTCCAGGCCAGTGGACATCACTACGTGTGGAGCAAGGTCACCTCCACCGTACACAACATCATAGTGGGGAAGTTATGGATTGATCAG TCTGGAGACATAGAGATCGTGAACAACACCACCAAGGATTTGTGTAGACTGAAGTTCTCTCCCTACAGCTACTTCTCCAGAGACGCACCCCGCAAG GTGACCGGTGTGGTGCAGGACCGGGAGGGCGCCGCCCACTACATCCTGTCTGGGACCTGGGACGACAGGATGGAGTGCGCCAAGATCGTAGACAGCAGCCCCGGGTGCGGCGGCTCCGAGGGCAAGCAGAAGACCGTCTACCAGACCCTCCCAGCCAAGCTGCTCTGGAAGAAGTACCCTCTACC AGACAACTCTGAGAACATGCACTTCTTCTCCACGCTGGCGCTGACGCTGAACGAGCCCGAGGACGGGGTGGCGCCCACCGACAGCCGCCTGAGGCCGGACCAGCAGCTGATGGAGGCGGGCCTGTGGGACGAGGCCAACATCCAGAAGACCCGCCTGGAGGACAGGCAGAGgctggagaggaagaagagggaggccCAGGCCAACGAGGCTCTGGAGGAGG
- the osbp2a gene encoding oxysterol-binding protein 2 isoform X2, with protein MNELMKSLPSPTLPGLQLPGLDAYRGWLFKWTNYLKGYQRRWFVLSNGLLSYYRTQAEMAHTCRGTIPLVTAHIEVGDTCHLVLTSGGRSYHLKSTSDAECQRWVSALQQAKANATQLMQHSDDSGDEAPLAQDGRALTAGVLKTLASKLDDLNTCNELIGKHGAALQRSLSELEDPRGATDGTDRLKAVNERATLFRITSNAAINACRDFLDVAETHNRRWQRALQHEREQRHHLEQTIEQLAKQHNSLERAWRENPNSHTGVDRTPEGEASDENDDGEFFDAVEESPAFITVTASNHTQHRRSVSNHSMMSGGRPNDWTHNENDCSGPNLLQQRRGRRRRIPDKPNYSLNLWSIMKNCIGKELSKIPMPVNFNEPLSMLQRLTEDLEYSELLDRAARCDCSLEQMCLVAAFSVSSYSTTVHRTAKPFNPLLGETYELDRLEEYGYRSISEQVSHHPPAAAHHVTSQRGWTLWQDITIDSKFRGKYISVMPLGCIHLEFQASGHHYVWSKVTSTVHNIIVGKLWIDQSGDIEIVNNTTKDLCRLKFSPYSYFSRDAPRKVTGVVQDREGAAHYILSGTWDDRMECAKIVDSSPGCGGSEGKQKTVYQTLPAKLLWKKYPLPDNSENMHFFSTLALTLNEPEDGVAPTDSRLRPDQQLMEAGLWDEANIQKTRLEDRQRLERKKREAQANEALEEGQDIEGYHPLWFEKRTNDGGERTFVYRGGYWEAKERQDWTQCPEIF; from the exons ATGAACGAGCTGATGAAGAGTTTGCCCTCTCCAACTCTCCCGGGGCTCCAGCTGCCCGGGCTGGACGCGTACCGCGGATGGCTCTTCAAATGGACCAACTACTTGAAGGGGTACCAGCGGCGATGGTTCGTCTTGAGCAACGGCCTCCTCTCGTACTACAG GACCCAGGCCGAGATGGCACACACCTGTCGCGGCACCATCCCGTTGGTGACGGCCCACATCGAGGTGGGCGACACCTGCCACCTGGTGTTAACGAGCGGTGGGCGGAGCTACCACCTGAAGTCCACCTCGGACGCCGAGTGCCAGCGGTGGGTTTCTGCCCTGCAACAGGCGAAAGCAAATGCCACTCAACTGATGCAGCACTCAG acgACTCAGGAGATGAGGCCCCACTAGCGCAGGACGGCCGCGCGCTGACGGCCGGCGTGCTGAAGACTCTGGCGAGCAAGCTGGACGACCTGAACACCTGCAACGAGCTGATAGGGAAGCACGGCGCCGCCCTCCAGCGCTCGCTCAGCGAACTGGAGGACCCGCGGGGGGCCACCGACGGCACGGACCGGCTGAAGGCCGTCAACGAACGGGCCACCCTCTTCCGCATCACATCGAACGCTGCCATTAAT GCCTGCAGAGACTTCCTGGACGTAGCGGAGACGCACAACCGCCGGTGGCAGAGAGCCCTGCAGCATGAGCGGGAGCAGCGCCACCACCTGGAGCAGACCATAGAGCAGTTGGCCAAGCAGCACAACAGCCTGGAGCGCGCCTGGAGAGAGAACCCCAACTCCCACACAG GTGTGGATAGGACTCCGGAGGGGGAAGCCAGTGATGAGAATGACGACGGCGAGTTCTTCGACGCCGTGGAGGAGTCCCCTGCATTCATAACCGTGACAGCCAGCAACCACACGCAGCACAG GCGATCAGTCAGTAATCACAGTATGATGAGTGGAGGACGGCCCAATGACTGGACTCACAACGAGAAT gactGCTCAGGACCCAACCTCTTGCAGCAGCGGAGAGGTCGCAGACGCCGAATCCCAGACAAGCCCAACTACTCTCTGAACCTCTGGAGCATCATGAAGAACTGCATCGGCAAAGAGCTCTCCAAGATCCCCATGCCT GTGAACTTCAACGAGCCGCTGTCCATGCTGCAGCGGCTGACGGAGGACCTGGAGTACAGCGAGCTGCTGGACCGCGCCGCGCGCTGCGACTGCAGCCTGGAGCAGATGTGCCTGGTGGCGGCCTTCTCGGTGTCGTCCTACTCCACCACCGTGCACCGCACCGCCAAGCCCTTCAACCCCCTGCTGGGGGAGACCTACGAGCTGGACCGCCTGGAGGAGTACGGCTACCGCTCCATCTCGGAGCAG GTCAGCCATCACCCCCCCGCCGCGGCTCATCATGTGACCTCCCAGAGAGGCTGGACCCTCTGGCAGGACATCACAATAGACAGCAAGTTCCGTGGGAAGTACATCTCAGTCATGCCATTGG GCTGCATCCACCTGGAGTTCCAGGCCAGTGGACATCACTACGTGTGGAGCAAGGTCACCTCCACCGTACACAACATCATAGTGGGGAAGTTATGGATTGATCAG TCTGGAGACATAGAGATCGTGAACAACACCACCAAGGATTTGTGTAGACTGAAGTTCTCTCCCTACAGCTACTTCTCCAGAGACGCACCCCGCAAG GTGACCGGTGTGGTGCAGGACCGGGAGGGCGCCGCCCACTACATCCTGTCTGGGACCTGGGACGACAGGATGGAGTGCGCCAAGATCGTAGACAGCAGCCCCGGGTGCGGCGGCTCCGAGGGCAAGCAGAAGACCGTCTACCAGACCCTCCCAGCCAAGCTGCTCTGGAAGAAGTACCCTCTACC AGACAACTCTGAGAACATGCACTTCTTCTCCACGCTGGCGCTGACGCTGAACGAGCCCGAGGACGGGGTGGCGCCCACCGACAGCCGCCTGAGGCCGGACCAGCAGCTGATGGAGGCGGGCCTGTGGGACGAGGCCAACATCCAGAAGACCCGCCTGGAGGACAGGCAGAGgctggagaggaagaagagggaggccCAGGCCAACGAGGCTCTGGAGGAGG